A region from the Diadema setosum chromosome 13, eeDiaSeto1, whole genome shotgun sequence genome encodes:
- the LOC140236938 gene encoding uncharacterized protein: MLNTRCLVIVATVTLIVALDILVVEGLKLERRRGSRRGFPSSRYGTVPGGRRQSASSFQVGSSPQARQQRPSRFGSPVSSRTRSLFGQRQPVKSDQGEWFRKEVLRMQNSTKANPTVPPKRQAVQMGPGIMVNIIETIDTGKGNASQQSQQQNLQEKQQQQQQRRRLRPVAKAGNPATSTSVPRERIRLDRRQFPADEVRVSCAGPNEAMQREECYRFNLATNLDNDTIISRAIVLLPAGASVSLGEPWNGGDRHSQEHCNISIVAKFPTSGETAFSESITAQNMSLDIPSYWHRAALQSGASLISRALREGSTLYLKMSIISEHEGQPTTSNYIPMESSLLPVLIVDVEVNITDFTGDGASTTPQQNAPNNIVGPLGSLRQRGRREAESKLDRSQAMLEPQENRKLEHFVKRQTTHKKRKSRSPAGKAIAGRGLSLHP; the protein is encoded by the exons ATGCTGAACACCAGGTGTCTTGTTATCGTAGCTACTGTCACGCTGATAGTTGCCTTGGACATCCTTGTCGTGGAAGGCTTAAAACTGGAACGCCGAAGAGGTAGTCGCCGCGGTTTTCCATCGTCTCGCTACGGGACAGTTCCCGGCGGAAGGAGGCAGTCGGCCAGTTCATTTCAAGTCGGGTCGTCGCCTCAGGCCCGTCAGCAAAGGCCTTCAAGGTTCGGTTCCCCGGTCTCATCCAGGACCAGGTCCCTATTCGGGCAACGCCAGCCGGTCAAGAGCGACCAGGGGGAATGGTTCAGAAAAGAGGTGCTAAGGATGCAAAATAGCACCAAGGCTAATCCGACCGTTCCTCCCAAGCGGCAGGCAGTGCAAATGGGACCAGGCATCATGGTCAACATCATCGAGACCATTGACACGGGGAAGGGGAACGCAAGTCAACAGTCGCAGCAGCAGAACTTGCAGGaaaagcagcagcaacaacaacagcgccGGCGCCTGAGACCAGTGGCCAAAGCGGGCAATCCCGCCACTTCCACCTCTGTCCCGCGGGAAAGGATCCGCTTGGACCGACGGCAGTTTCCCGCCGATGAAG TGAGAGTGTCGTGTGCTGGTCCCAATGAGGCCATGCAACGGGAGGAGTGCTACAGATTCAACCTGGCCACCAATCTCGACAACGACACCATCATCAGCAGAGCCATAGTCTTGCTCCCAGCTGGCGCCAGCGTTTCTCTTGGAGAGCCTTGGAATGGTGGTGACAGACACTCGCAGGAACATTGTAACATCAGCATTGTTGCAAAGTTCCCGACATCCGGAGAAA CCGCCTTCAGTGAAAGCATCACAGCACAGAATATGTCTCTTGACATCCCATCCTACTGGCATAGGGCGGCTCTGCAGAGCGGCGCCTCGCTGATATCCCGGGCCCTCCGCGAGGGCAGCACACTCTATCTGAAAATGTCGATCATCTCGGAGCACGAGGGGCAGCCGACCACCAGCAACTACATCCCGATGGAGTCCAGCCTCCTGCCTGTCCTGATCGTCGACGTCGAAGTCAACATCACCGACTTTACGGGCGATGGCGCCTCCACCACCCCGCAGCAGAATGCACCGAATAACATCGTGGGTCCGCTCGGCTCGTTGCGACAACGAGGCAGGAGAGAGGCAGAAAGTAAACTGGACCGGTCACAAGCAATGTTGGAACCACAAGAGAACAG GAAACTCGAACATTTTGTCAAGCGGCAGACGACACACAAAAAGCGCAAGTCGCGGTCACCTGCCGGCAAGGCCATCGCTGGACGTGGATTGTCCTTACATCCGTAG